The window GCCTGCTCGCTGTCCGGACCGGTTCGGTCCTCGGCCCAGGCCCGGTTGTCCGGGTCGCCGGTGGGGGACCAGTCGGGTCGGGCGGGGCCGGGGCCCGCCGGCTCCGGCTCGTCGAACTCGCCGTCGTCGCCGGTCCCGTGCCGGCCGGGTTCGGCACCGAAGCGCTGTTCGTCACCGTCGGGGTGTTCGTCCCCGTCCGGTGATCCGTGCCGGCCCGGCTGCTCGCCGGTGGCCGGCGCCTCGTCCTCCGGTTCGGCCCAGCCGCTCGGTGCCAGGGACGGGTGCCCGCCCACCGACCCGGCCAGGGTCAGCGCCGTACGCAGCAGTGGCAGGGTGGCCAGCGCGGTCGCCCCCTCGCCCAGGTCGAGCTTCAGGTCGAGCAGCGGGGTCAGCCCGAGCACGTCGGCCGCGAGCCGGACCGCCGGATGTCCGCCGTGGTCCGGCAGCAGGCACCAGTGCCGGGACTGCCCGGCGAGATCACGGCTCACCATCCCGGCGGCCACGCCGACCGGACCGTCGAGCAGGACCGGCGTACGCCGGGCGGTCGCACCGAGCAGGATGCCGGCGGCGATCGCGACGTCGCCCCCGCCCAGCTCGGCCAGGATGTCCTTGGGTCCGCGCGGGCTGCGCCGGCTGCGGTGCAGGGCGTCGCGTACGGTCGCGCAGCGGATCATCCAGGCCGCGTCGTCCACCTGGCTGCCGGGGCTGATCACCCGTCCGAGTACGGCGGCCGGCTCGGCACCCGCGGTCGCGGCGAGCACGGCCGCGGTGGCGGCCTCGGTGCCGGCCCCGCAGGAGGCGAGCACGATCACCTCGACCCCGTCGTCCACCGCCTCCTCGGCCAGCCGCCAGCCGTAACGCAGGGCGGACTCGACGGCCTCGGCGGTCAGCGCCGGTCCGTCCTCGATCGGGGCGGCGGTCGGCGCGTCCACCACCTGGAGGCTCGCGCCGACCCCGGCGGCGAGCCGGGCGAGCGGGCCCCTGCCGGCGCGGGCCTGGTCGGCGCGCCGGCCGGACTCACCCGGTACGGTCCCGGCGGCGCTGCCACCGTCGTGGTCACCGTGCAGCAGGAGTACGCGTACCGACCGCCACGGGCGCGGGGTCGGGGTGCCCTGGGTGCCGGCGGCGAAGCCGACCACCCGTTCGAGGTTGCCGAGCCCGGCACCGGGCAGGTCGAGCGTGGCGAGCCGGTCGATCGCCTGCGGACCGGCGTACTCGTCCGGCATCGGCAGGTCCATCCCGGTCTGGATGACCAGTCCGGTGGCGACCATCGGGAGCATCATTGTCGGCGCGGACCAGGGCGAGCTGTCGGCCGGTTTCTCCGGTTCCGGCTCGGGCAGGTGCGGCGTGACCACGTCCGGCGAGGCGACCCGGTTCGACACGTCCGGCGCGGCGACCGGCTGTTCGGTGGCGATCTCGGTGCTGGCCGGTGCGCTCCGGGTCGGGCCGGACTGGCTGGGTACGACCACGTTCGGCTGGGCCGGGCCGGGCTTGAGCCAGGTGGGCTGCCCGGCGACCACCAGGACCACCGCGTCACAGACCTCGGCGACCACCTGGTTCGTGGTGCCGAGGGCGTCGGTGAACGCCCGCCCGATGGTGGTCGTCGGCACCAGGGAGAGCCCGACCTCCGGGCTCACCAGGACCAGCCGGGCGGTGCAGTCCCGGATCGCGGCGGCGAGTTCGGCGATCGTGACCCGGTCGTCGGCGGGCTGGTGAACCGGGTCGAGCAGTACGGTCACCCAGCCGCCGAGGTCGTCGACGAGCAGCGTCTCGTCCGGCCCGGAGCCGGCGATCAGCTCGGCCAGCCGGGACGGATCCTCGGCCGTCTCCTCGGTGGTCCAGCCGGTCGGCCGGCGCAGTTGGTGGGCCTCGATCCGGGCGGCCCACTCCGGGTCGTCCGGTTCGGCCTGCCGCGCGGTCGCGACATAACGGACAGCGGTCGTGTCGCGTACGAGCGACTCGGCGAACTCGGATTTGCCGGAGCGGATCCCGCCGAGCACGAGAACCGTGTTCCAACCGTCAACGGACATGTCCGTACCTTAGAGCGCCCAGCCGGGGATTCGCCTGGGAGGTCGGTCCACCATCGGCGACAACCACACCCCGGCGGCGAGGTATCCCGGTTCGTGCCCTATCCGACCGGTCCGGCGGCGGTGCCGGTTGTGGTCGGGGCGCCGGACCGGTCCGGGCGCGACGCCCGCGGGCCCGCGCCGAACCCCCCACCCCGCCGATCTAGGGCAAATGCGTGCTTGTTGATCTCCATCCACCACCATATGCCCTAGATCGCGGGTGACCCGGCGGTGGTGGGGGTGGGGGGTGGGGCTGCTGCGGGCGATCGACGGTCGCCGCCGGACGGCTAGGCTGGCGGGGTCCGTCGGGGACATCGGTGAGGGGAGACGCAAGATGCCGTGGAGCTGGCGGTACGAGGGCACGGACGGCCAGGCGGTGAGCGGGCCGGACGAGACGTTCGGCAGCCAAGCCGACGCCGAGTCCTGGATCGGCCAGGCCTGGCGTGAACTTTCCGCGTCCGGAGTGACCACGGTGATCCTGCTGGAGGACGAGCGGGTCGAGTACCGGATGAGCCTGCAACCGGTCGCCGAGTGAGTCTGATGGGCTTCGAACACTCGGGCCGCGAACGGCTCGTACTCGGGGTGCCCAGGGAGGCGTTCCGGCCGAGCCCCATCTTCCTGGCCCTGGTCGCCCTCTTCGTGACCAGCGGCGTACTGAGCTGGAACCAGTTCGGTAACGTCCGGTTCGACGTGTTCCTCTTTGTCGTCTCCGGCTGGCTGGTCTCCCTCTGCCTGCACGAGTACGCCCACGCGATCGTCGCCTTCCGCGCCGGGGACCGGGGAGTGGCCCACCGCGGCTACCTCACCCTCAACCCGCTGAAGTACAGCCACCCGCTGCTGTCGATCGTCTTCCCGGTGGTGATCGTCCTGCTCGGCGGCATCGGCCTGCCCGGCGGGGCGGTCTGGGTCGACCACCACCAGATCCCCGGACGGCTGCGGCACACCCTGGTCAGCCTCGCCGGTCCGGCGACCAACGTCCTCTTCGCCCTGGTCCTGGTGCTCCCGTTCGCGTTCACCCTGGACATCGGCGCGCACCCGGAGTTCTGGGCCGGGGTCGCCCTGCTCGGCTTCCTCCAGCTCACCGCGAGCGTGCTCAACCTGCTGCCGGTGCCGGGGCTGGACGGCGGCAACATGCTCTACCCGTGGCTCTCGCCGCAGTGGCGGCGCGGCTACGACCTGATGGCCCCGTACGGCTTCCTGCTGCTGTTCGCCCTGCTCTGGAACCCGCGGATCAGCAACTGGTTCTTCTCGGTGGTGTTCACCGTCGGCGACTGGATCGGCCTGCCCAGCCCGCTCTACGCCGCCGGTTACGACCTGATCCGGTTCTGGCAGGACTGGATGTGACCCGTCCTGCCGTGACGGCGATGCGTCCGTGACGGCGTCCCGGCACCCGCCGCGAGAGCGGGTGCCGGGACGGCACGACTACGGGCGGGCCGGGCTCTGCGTCTTGGCCGGGTCCCGTTCGGTGATCGGCGAAACGATCTCGTCGATCGCCTTGAGCAGGTCGGCGTCGAGCTTGACCCCGGCCGCCTTGACGTTGTCCGCGACCTGCTCCGGGCGGGTCGCGCCGACGATCGCCGACGACACGTTCGGGTTCTGGAGCACCCAGGCGACCGCGAGCTGGGCCAGGCTCAGCCCGGCCTGGTCGGCCAGCGGCTTGAGCTGCTGGACGGTGGACAGCACCTCGTCGGTCATGAACCGGGCGATGAACGACGCCCCGGACTTCTCGTCCGTGGCCCGGGAACCGGCCGGCGGCGGCTGGCCGGGCAGGTACTTGCCGGAGAGCACACCCTGGGCCATCGGGGAGAAGACGATCTGACCGATGCCGAGTTCCTCGCTGGCCGGCACCACCTCGCCCTCGATCACCCGCCACAGCATCGAGTACTGCGGCTGGTTGGAGACCAGGTGGATCTTCAACTGCCGGGCCAGCTCGTACGCCTCGCGGATCTGGTCCGCGCGCCACTCCGACACCCCGATGTAGAGGGCCTTGCCGGAGCGTACGACGTCGGCGAACGCCTCCATCGTCTCCTCGAGCGGGGTGGTGTAGTCGTACCGGTGGGCCTGGTACAGGTCGACGTAGTCGGTCTGCAACCGGCGCAGCGAGCCGTTGATCGACTCCATGATGTGCTTGCGGGACAGACCCCGGTCGTTCGGGCCGGGACCGGTGGGCCAGTAGACCTTGGTGAGGATCTCCAGACCCTCCCGGCGCTGGCCCTGCAGGGCGCGACCGAGCACCGACTCGGCGCGGGTGCCGGCGTAGACGTCGGCGGTGTCGAACGTGGTGATTCCGTGGTCCAGAGCGGCTTGGACGCAGGCCAGGGCGGCGTCCTCCTCGATCTGCGAGCCGTGGGTGATCCAGTTGCCGTACGAGATCTCGCTGACCTGGAGACCGGAACGGCCAAGGTGTCGGAAGTCCATGCCCAAGACCCTAACCTCTGCCGATATCGTTTCAATGATCGACTAGCCGGGCCGCCGACAGGTCAGAGCACCGGCTTGGTGTCCGCCAGCAGCCGGTCGATCTCGTCCATCACGTCGTTGCGGCTCGGGTGGACCGGGTCGATCAGCAACTCCCCACGCCGGTCGAGCGCGCCCCACTGGCCGTCCGGGGTGGCGATCAGGAACGCCACCGGGTGGATCACCATCGCCGGGTACGCCGGTGACACGATCACCCGACCGGTCCGGTCGACCACACCCTTGCGCCCGCCGAGGTCGACGATCGCGAGTCCCTCGTCGGTGAACCCCTCGACGTAGCGCCCGTCGGTCAGGGCGGTGGCGAACGCCGCGTACCGGGTCGGCAGGACCTCCCGACCGGTCTTGTCGACCGCACCCCAGCCCCCGCGCCGGATCGCGGCGATGCCCCGACGGAACGGCCGTACGTCGTCGCAGCCCTGCCCGATCACCACCTGGTTGTTCTTGTCGACCGCGATCCATCCGCCGGTACCGTCACGGGAGACCCAGGCCAGTCCGTCGGCGAACGACCCGACGCCGAGGTAACCGGCGTTCGCCCCGATGAGCAGCTCACCGGACTCGTCGATCAGCTCCCAGGCGCGGGCTTCCGGTCGGCGTACCCAGGCCACCCGGTCGTGGAACGGCTGGGCGTCGGCGTAGCTCGGCGCGATCGCGGACTCGCCCTCCGGTGTGGTGTAGCCCCACCGCTGCATCCGTTCACTGAACGTCGGCACCGGCGGCCGGTGCACCTGGAGGATCTCGTCCCTCTCCCGGGGGTACGGTCCCCAGCCCTGCTGCGCCACCTTGCTGAACACCGCGTCCAGCGCGAGTTCGGTACGGGCGATCAGGTCCGGATCCTCGACCTTGCGCAGCTCCAGCGCCTTCTCGAAGTGGTTGCACGCCTCGATGTACCGGCCCTGGTCGTAGCAGGAACGGCCGGCGTGCTCGTGCATGGTGGCGCGCAGCCGGTCCGGCAACTCCGACGAGTTCGCCTCCTCGAACAGCCGGTCGGCCTCGGCGAAGTCGCCCCGCCACTGCAACACGTGCGCCAGCCGGGCCTGGGCGATGGCGATCCGCCGCAGCTCGCCGGTGGCCTCCGCGTGACCCAGGGCGAGCTTGCCGTCGGCGAGCGCCTTGCCCAGGTCGCCGAGGATCCGGGAGACGACCGCGCGCAGGCTGAGCAGCCGTGCCCGGGTCCGGTTGTCCTGCGCCGGATCGACCTTCTCGGTCAGCCGGTCCCGGATCGCCCGCAACTCGTCGGGATCCTCGACCAGCTCCCGCAGGGTCTCGTGGTGGAACCGCCACCGGTACGCCGAGAGCACCTGCTCCGGGTCCGGGGGCGGTGGTTCGGGCGTCTCCTCCTCGGCCGGAGTCTCGTCCGGTGTCCGCTCCTCCGGCGAGATGATCGGGGTGAGCATGGTCGGCGCCCGCAGTGCCGTGGCGGCACCCGCCGCCGGGCCCTCCGGTGCGGGCAGCACGGTGTCCGGGCTGGCCTCGGCAACCGGTGAGCCCGGGGGAGCGGTGGCGAGCGGTGGCCCGGAGACCGGCACCGGATCCTCCGGCAGCGGGCCCTCGGCCGGGTACCCGTCGTCGGCCGGACCTTCCTCGTCGGTCGAGCCCTGCACCGGTGCCCCGGCGTCGCCCGCCGGCCCGGTCGGCGCATCGCCCGTTGCCTGCCCCGTCGACGGTCCGACCGCCGCATGGTCCGAGGTGGACCCGTTGGCGCCCGGATCGGTCGGTGCCCCCTGTTCCCGCGCGTCGGTGCCGGCCGGGTCCGCCGATACCGGGCGGGTCGTGCCGGCGATCGGACCGGCCGGTACGTCGGACGCGGCCCCGCCCGGCGTCACCGAAGCGGAATCGCCCGTTACCGCGTCGACGCGGATGCCGTCGGCGACCGCCGATTCCCCGGCCGGTCCGCCGACACCCGCCGCCGATCCGCCCGGAGCGTGGACGGCTGTTGCCGATTCACGGGGAGCGTGGACACCTGTTGCCGACACACCGGGGGAGCCGCCATCCGTTTTCGGCTCGCGGTCGGGTGCCGTCGCCGTGCTGCCGGACGACGCCGTCGCAGTGCCGCCGGTGGACGCTGCTGTCGCCGTGCCGCCGGTGGACGACGCGGTCTGTGTGGTGCCGGTGGCCGGAGCCGTCACTGCGGCGTCATCGGTCCGGGCAGGAGCGGGCGGCGGCCAGGGAGCAGGGGGTGTCGAGGGAGCGGGCGGCGTGCCGGTCGGCAGGGCAGCGGGGATCGCACCCGTGAGCGGGTCCGGCACCCGGTCGGGGTCGGTCGGTCGTGCGGCGTCGGGCAGACCGGTCGAGGTCGGCTCCGACGGCTGTGCCCCGACCACCGGGCCGGACTCCGGCACCGCAGGCCCGGCGGGCAGCGTGGCGGCGGCTTCGGCATCCCGGCCCGCGCTGGCATCCGGCACCGACCCCGGCGACACAAGCTCCGCCGATGCCGATGCCGATGCCGATGCCGATGCCGATGCCGATGGCGATGGCGGCGCCGGTGCCGAAGGCGGTGTGGGCGGGGGCGGGGTCGGCGCCGGCACGGTGGCCGGTGGTGGGGCGGGGTCGAGCCGAACCACGGGTGCGGGGGGCTCGACGGGTGCGGGCTCGACCGGAGCGGGTCGGGGTGGGGTCGGCGGTGGCGGCGCGGTGAGGAATTCCAGGCGCAGTCCGGCGGCCGGCGGGGCGGAGACCGGCGTACGCGGCAGGTCGTCGTGCTCCTCCGGCCCGCTCGGCGAAACGGGGTGGGCGGTCGCCTTGTCGTCGGCGGTCGTCGGCGGCCAGCCCGGAGTGGAGTCGCGGTCCTCGGCCGGGCCACCGGTGCGCTGCGACGGCACCGGTTGTTCAGCCGGTGCCGGCTCGGGAGCCTGGTGCTGCCGTTCGCGCTTGGGGGTGAACAGGTCGGCACCGCTCGGCAGCGGCTCGTTCACCACCGGCGGACCGGAGGTGGGCGCGGTCGCCCGGTCCGGTGTCCGGTACGGCGGCACCGCCTCGGCGAGCGGCCAGCCCTGTCCGGGCGGCACCTGGCCGTGCCGTCCCTGCTCGACCGGCCGGTCGTGGGCAGAGCGCCCCTGCTCGACCGGTCGCTCCTGACTCGGGCGGGTGTGCTCGGTCGGCCGGTCCTGGCTGGGCCGAATGTGTTCGGCGGGACGGTCGGGCCGGGTCGGCGTGCCGGGGCGGCCGGCGGTCGGGCCGGCTTCGGTCATCGGCGGGCGACCGGTACCGGGGTCGGACGACCGGTAACCGTCGCGCGTCGGCGGCTGGTCCTGGCGTACGGCGGGACCACGGTCGGGGGACCAGCCGTTGTCCGGACCCGGTCCGGCCCACCGGTCGTGCGGCGGTACGGGTTCCTGCTCCGGACGGCCGGTGTTCGGCGGTTGCCGGCGCGGTGGTTCGGCACCGGGCGGGTAACCCTGCTCGCCCCGGCTCGGCCGCTCGGCCGGGCCGTCGCTCCGGCCCGGCCGGGCTATGCCACCGGGACCGATCGGGACCTGGGCGTCAGGTGCGGACCAGCCCCTCGGCTGGGTGCGGCCCGGTCCCTCGGAGTTGTCGAACCGGCGGTCGGCCGACGACGGGCGGCGGCCGGGCAGGGCCTGGGTTTCCTCCGGCGCGGAGTCCGGTCGCCAACCGCCGGACCGGTCGTACGGCGCAACCGGACCCGGCCCACTCCATGTCGCTTCCGGACCCTGCCCGCTCCACGCCGCTTCCGAACCCGGCCGGTACGGCTGGCGCTCCCGCGCCTCCCGGTCCCGCTCGTACGTCTCGGAGTCGTACCCGCCGGGGCGGCCCCGATCCTGCTGGTAGCGCTGGTCGGGTCGGTCGGTCGCCCGGTACTCGCCGTGCCCCGAGCCGCCCGGTCCACCGCGCCCGGGACCGCCCGCCCCACCACGATTCTGCCCACCGGGGTAGGCGGGACCGGTCGGATGGGCGGGACTGACCGGGTGGGCGGGACTGACCGGGTGCGCCGGACTGACCGGACGAGCCGAACCGACCGGGTGGGCGGGACTGACCGGGTGCGCGGGGCTGACCGGGTGCGCGGGGCTGACCGGATGAGTGGAGCCGACCGGGTGGGCCGGGCTGACCGGGTGGGTGGGTCCGACCGGGCGCGCGGGTCCGACCGGACGAGCCGGCGGAAGGGGCCCGCCCCAGTGCTCGGCCCGGTCGGGTGCGGGCGGCGTCGTCCCCCACCCGTCCTGGGCCGGGCGCCGGCTGTCCGTGGTCGGATACTGCCCCCGCTCGCCCGCCTGGCCGTACCCGGACGGCTGGCCCTGCCCGCGATCGCCGCCCTGGCCCGGCTGCCGGTCGTGCCGCGAAGAGGACGTGTCGTGCCGCGAGGACGAGGGGTCGTGCCGGGAAGAGGACGAGTCAGGCCGTGAGGACGAGTCGTGCCGGGAAGAGGACGAGTCGTGCCATGCGGAGGGGGCGTGGTCCGACTGTCGGCCGTGCCCGGACGGTGAGCCGTGGTCCGAGGGCGGGCCGTGCCGGGAGGGCTGGCCGTGGTCCGGGTGTTGGCCGTGCCTCGAAGGTGGACCGTTCTCGGGCTGCTGACCGTACCGGGAGGGTGGGGTGTCGGAGGTGGAGGTCGG of the Micromonospora sp. NBC_01796 genome contains:
- a CDS encoding site-2 protease family protein, which gives rise to MGFEHSGRERLVLGVPREAFRPSPIFLALVALFVTSGVLSWNQFGNVRFDVFLFVVSGWLVSLCLHEYAHAIVAFRAGDRGVAHRGYLTLNPLKYSHPLLSIVFPVVIVLLGGIGLPGGAVWVDHHQIPGRLRHTLVSLAGPATNVLFALVLVLPFAFTLDIGAHPEFWAGVALLGFLQLTASVLNLLPVPGLDGGNMLYPWLSPQWRRGYDLMAPYGFLLLFALLWNPRISNWFFSVVFTVGDWIGLPSPLYAAGYDLIRFWQDWM
- a CDS encoding aldo/keto reductase family protein, encoding MDFRHLGRSGLQVSEISYGNWITHGSQIEEDAALACVQAALDHGITTFDTADVYAGTRAESVLGRALQGQRREGLEILTKVYWPTGPGPNDRGLSRKHIMESINGSLRRLQTDYVDLYQAHRYDYTTPLEETMEAFADVVRSGKALYIGVSEWRADQIREAYELARQLKIHLVSNQPQYSMLWRVIEGEVVPASEELGIGQIVFSPMAQGVLSGKYLPGQPPPAGSRATDEKSGASFIARFMTDEVLSTVQQLKPLADQAGLSLAQLAVAWVLQNPNVSSAIVGATRPEQVADNVKAAGVKLDADLLKAIDEIVSPITERDPAKTQSPARP